One genomic segment of Polyangia bacterium includes these proteins:
- a CDS encoding DUF2934 domain-containing protein — MNTRTISEQEIAARAYNIHLRNGRQDGRAAEDWAQALAELESEGDEDRQLNAAQDLSTPASQRQNADRASSVPASARRAPARRGARRLSDGT; from the coding sequence ATGAACACCCGAACCATCAGCGAACAAGAGATCGCCGCGCGCGCCTACAATATCCATCTGCGCAACGGCCGGCAGGATGGTCGTGCCGCGGAGGACTGGGCGCAGGCGCTGGCCGAACTGGAAAGCGAAGGGGACGAAGATCGCCAGCTCAACGCCGCCCAGGATCTGTCAACGCCAGCCAGTCAGCGACAAAACGCCGACCGAGCCTCGTCGGTGCCCGCGTCTGCACGGCGAGCTCCGGCGCGGCGCGGAGCTCGCCGACTTTCCGACGGCACCTGA